A single genomic interval of Lactococcus sp. S-13 harbors:
- a CDS encoding glycosyltransferase yields MNEGVKVSVIVPVFNVEKYVRECLISIQNQTLKEIEIILINDGSTDDSIQNISDLIDRDKRIILINQKNGGLSSARNTGLEYAKGEYISFVDSDDYLNDKFLECLYIEAKRENLDIVRGSFQRPKDSDNKLAWEDVDVNKLKPDLVITGGELLKLLSIYNLKMMVWLSLYKRDFLDSNHLRFEEGIILEDVEFMPRALLLARRVRAIKRKNYFYRVREDSILGNIQNSKKHLDAIGQFLKKDLLIKNVNNQESINYLCRALLYSYFSYAREVSITPDFELLNQATKSLSIRGVIPLKSYIKLKIQIFLIKRIGIKQYNSLKMKLF; encoded by the coding sequence ATGAATGAAGGAGTAAAAGTTTCTGTTATAGTACCTGTATTCAACGTTGAAAAATACGTGAGAGAATGTCTCATTTCTATTCAAAACCAAACTCTAAAAGAGATTGAGATTATTTTAATAAATGATGGATCAACAGATGATAGTATTCAGAATATTTCGGATTTAATTGATCGGGATAAAAGAATTATCTTAATTAACCAGAAAAATGGGGGCCTTTCTTCAGCACGTAATACGGGATTGGAGTATGCTAAGGGAGAGTATATTAGTTTTGTTGATTCGGATGATTATTTAAATGATAAATTCTTGGAATGTTTATATATAGAAGCTAAACGAGAAAATCTTGATATTGTTCGTGGGAGTTTTCAGCGACCTAAAGATTCTGATAATAAGTTGGCATGGGAAGATGTAGATGTAAATAAACTAAAACCAGATTTAGTAATTACAGGAGGAGAATTATTAAAACTACTATCTATTTATAATTTAAAAATGATGGTTTGGTTATCACTATATAAACGAGATTTCTTAGATTCTAATCACCTAAGATTTGAAGAAGGGATTATTCTAGAGGATGTAGAATTTATGCCTCGTGCATTATTATTAGCAAGAAGAGTTAGGGCTATAAAAAGAAAAAACTATTTTTATAGAGTAAGAGAAGATAGTATTTTAGGGAATATTCAAAATTCTAAAAAACACCTAGATGCTATTGGACAATTTTTAAAAAAAGATTTATTAATTAAAAATGTGAATAATCAAGAAAGCATAAACTATTTGTGTAGAGCGTTATTATATTCCTATTTTTCTTACGCACGGGAAGTTAGTATTACTCCAGATTTTGAACTTTTAAATCAAGCAACAAAATCATTGAGTATAAGGGGGGTTATTCCTTTGAAATCTTATATCAAATTAAAAATTCAAATATTTTTGATAAAAAGAATTGGGATAAAACAATATAACTCATTAAAAATGAAACTATTTTAG
- a CDS encoding LCP family glycopolymer transferase: MNQKKRRHYRKKKHTVLKVISIIFVLVIIAVASIAYAAYRNVESTFSTTYKNFPKTTSIDLKKSKTFTTLIIETGKNNSKNTAYATVLASTNVKTNQTTFMNFPVFATMPNQKTITEVYNTNGDDGIFQMVKDLLNVSINKVIQIDVNKMGSLVQATGGITMQNPKAFNAEGYEFKQGTVNLQTADQVQAYMTQIDDTDLDASITRIQNVSMELYGNIQKIAHMKKLESFNYYREILYAFSNTVQTNISFDEAKTIVMSYNRALKNTSKLNLHTTDENGAKVVSQTELDSVKTLFEKSLK; this comes from the coding sequence ATGAATCAAAAAAAGAGGCGTCATTATCGTAAGAAAAAACACACAGTACTAAAAGTTATTTCAATTATTTTTGTATTAGTAATTATCGCTGTTGCTTCTATAGCCTACGCAGCTTATAGAAATGTTGAATCAACCTTTTCAACAACATATAAAAATTTCCCTAAAACAACAAGTATCGACTTAAAAAAGTCTAAAACATTCACCACACTTATCATTGAAACTGGTAAAAATAATTCTAAAAATACAGCTTATGCTACTGTTTTAGCTTCAACGAATGTAAAGACAAATCAAACTACTTTCATGAACTTCCCAGTTTTTGCGACAATGCCTAATCAAAAAACAATCACTGAAGTTTACAATACGAATGGAGATGATGGAATTTTCCAGATGGTTAAAGACCTATTGAATGTGTCCATTAACAAAGTAATTCAGATTGATGTTAATAAAATGGGATCACTTGTACAGGCCACTGGTGGAATCACCATGCAAAATCCAAAGGCATTCAATGCTGAAGGTTATGAATTTAAACAAGGAACTGTTAATTTACAAACTGCTGATCAAGTCCAAGCCTATATGACACAAATTGATGATACTGATTTGGATGCTTCAATCACTCGGATTCAAAATGTCTCAATGGAACTCTACGGTAATATTCAAAAAATTGCTCATATGAAAAAACTTGAAAGTTTCAATTACTATCGAGAAATTCTCTATGCTTTTTCAAACACTGTTCAAACCAATATAAGTTTCGATGAAGCTAAAACAATCGTTATGAGCTACAATAGGGCCCTAAAGAATACCAGCAAACTCAATCTACATACAACAGATGAAAATGGAGCTAAGGTAGTTTCTCAAACAGAATTAGACTCGGTCAAAACCCTTTTTGAAAAATCTCTAAAATAA
- a CDS encoding flippase — MKLVKNFLLNGLYQLLLVILPLVTAPYVSRVLGAHGVGIYAFTGANVQYFVLLAVLGTSTYGNREIAYHQNDKQKRSDIFWGINFLSWITAAISLFAFGIFIIVSRKYQDIYAWQSLLILTSLFDISWYFMGRENFKVTVTRNFIFKILTVISIFIFVKNSNDLPIYIAIMCIGGLLGSISLWPYLKHEVFKPKLKNLNLKKHLHYTIILFIPTIAVQIYWVANKSMIGLMDSVVHAGFFQQSDSMIKMALSIIGTIGVVMLPHVASMHSEGNINGIRNSIVKTFNIATGISFGIFFGILGISLKFAPFFFGKSFEMVGLIMMIEAPIIIFIPMSNVFGTQYLLPLNRMKPYTFSVTFGAILNIVVNLAFIPLFGVIGATAATVISEFAVTAYQYFSIRKEFSFSDLFGGLWKYFISGLLMFVVVFWMNQSFKMTMIQLILQIVVGILIYILSNILLKTQLWLMASDLLGKMQNRVSGNHIRIDQDQEILEHPLDTIEASIDQFDILFQEVDEKERLSHANFLTTLNNFENTLKNVTFNDDLNKNDIIRLSDFIAELSIMMSKKREYLKVQDQEQLYQFAQGLNILVSKMEKIAQEEHSPKELKEWFKNELGE, encoded by the coding sequence ATGAAATTAGTAAAGAATTTTTTATTAAATGGACTATATCAATTGTTACTTGTTATATTACCTTTGGTTACAGCTCCATACGTATCAAGGGTTCTTGGGGCTCATGGAGTAGGAATTTATGCATTCACAGGGGCAAATGTCCAATACTTTGTGTTACTGGCTGTTTTAGGAACATCAACTTATGGAAATAGAGAAATTGCTTATCATCAAAATGATAAGCAAAAAAGAAGTGATATTTTCTGGGGAATTAACTTTTTGAGTTGGATTACTGCAGCAATTTCACTATTTGCTTTTGGTATTTTTATTATAGTGAGTCGTAAATACCAAGATATTTATGCTTGGCAAAGTTTATTGATTTTAACAAGTCTTTTTGATATTTCTTGGTACTTTATGGGGCGAGAAAATTTTAAAGTTACTGTTACTAGAAATTTTATATTTAAAATTTTAACTGTTATTTCTATTTTTATTTTTGTAAAGAATAGTAATGATTTACCAATATATATTGCAATTATGTGCATTGGTGGATTATTGGGAAGTATTTCATTGTGGCCATATTTAAAACATGAAGTTTTTAAACCAAAATTAAAGAATCTAAATCTTAAAAAGCATTTGCATTATACAATTATCCTGTTCATTCCAACTATTGCCGTCCAGATTTATTGGGTGGCAAATAAATCTATGATTGGACTTATGGATTCTGTTGTCCATGCAGGATTTTTCCAGCAATCTGATTCGATGATTAAAATGGCTTTGTCTATTATTGGAACAATTGGAGTTGTTATGTTACCTCATGTTGCAAGTATGCACTCAGAAGGGAATATAAATGGAATTAGAAATTCTATTGTAAAAACGTTTAACATCGCAACAGGGATTTCATTTGGTATATTTTTTGGAATTTTAGGGATTTCTTTGAAATTTGCACCATTTTTTTTTGGGAAATCTTTTGAGATGGTTGGATTAATCATGATGATTGAAGCTCCGATTATCATATTCATTCCAATGAGTAATGTTTTTGGAACTCAGTATCTTTTGCCTTTAAATAGGATGAAACCATATACTTTTTCAGTGACTTTTGGTGCTATTTTAAATATCGTTGTTAATCTAGCATTTATACCGTTATTTGGAGTGATCGGAGCAACGGCAGCAACTGTGATATCTGAATTTGCAGTTACAGCTTACCAATATTTTTCAATCAGAAAAGAGTTTTCATTCAGTGATTTATTTGGTGGACTTTGGAAATATTTTATCTCAGGTCTATTGATGTTTGTCGTCGTTTTTTGGATGAATCAATCATTTAAAATGACAATGATTCAGCTGATACTCCAAATTGTCGTAGGAATTCTCATCTATATCCTATCTAACATCTTATTAAAAACACAGCTATGGCTTATGGCATCAGATCTTTTAGGAAAAATGCAGAATCGGGTGTCAGGAAATCATATCCGCATAGATCAAGACCAAGAAATTCTCGAACACCCATTAGATACGATTGAAGCTTCGATTGATCAATTTGACATTCTTTTTCAAGAAGTCGATGAAAAAGAAAGATTATCTCATGCGAACTTTTTGACAACTCTTAATAATTTTGAGAACACACTAAAAAATGTAACATTTAATGATGATTTAAACAAAAATGATATAATAAGACTATCAGATTTCATCGCTGAGCTTAGTATAATGATGAGCAAAAAAAGAGAGTATCTTAAAGTTCAAGACCAAGAGCAATTATATCAATTCGCTCAAGGTTTAAATATCCTTGTATCAAAAATGGAGAAAATTGCACAAGAAGAGCACTCGCCAAAAGAGCTAAAAGAATGGTTCAAAAATGAATTAGGCGAATAG
- a CDS encoding phosphodiester glycosidase family protein, with translation MERKNKKKKSKFWIIPVVILLIILGIGGYFLKDSLTSKPTKTTQSSSAADQPKKTSKKDGYVEQKGEEAAVGSIVLVDDAGVPEWVKVPSKVNLDKFTDLSTNNITIYRINNPEVLKTVTNRTDQRMKMSEVIAKYPNALIMNASAFNMQTGQVAGFQINNGKLIQDWSPGTTTQYAFVINKDGSCKIYDSSTPASTIIKNGGQQAYDFGTAIIRDGKIQPSDGSVDWKIHIFIANDKDNNLYAILSDTNAGYDNIMKSVSNLKLQNMLLLDSGGSSQLSVNGKTIVASQDDRSVPDYVVMK, from the coding sequence ATGGAACGGAAAAACAAAAAGAAAAAAAGTAAATTTTGGATCATTCCAGTAGTCATCTTACTCATCATTCTGGGGATTGGAGGCTATTTTCTCAAAGATTCACTAACCTCAAAACCAACAAAAACAACGCAGTCGTCAAGTGCGGCTGACCAGCCGAAAAAAACGTCAAAAAAAGACGGTTATGTAGAGCAAAAAGGTGAAGAAGCTGCTGTGGGTAGTATAGTACTTGTAGATGATGCTGGTGTACCAGAGTGGGTTAAAGTTCCCTCAAAGGTAAATCTAGATAAATTTACTGATTTATCTACGAATAATATCACTATTTATCGAATTAACAATCCGGAAGTCTTAAAAACAGTTACCAATCGTACGGATCAACGAATGAAAATGTCAGAAGTTATAGCTAAGTATCCTAATGCTTTGATTATGAATGCTTCCGCATTTAATATGCAGACAGGACAAGTAGCTGGATTTCAAATTAATAATGGAAAGTTGATTCAAGACTGGAGTCCAGGTACAACGACTCAATATGCTTTTGTTATTAACAAAGATGGTTCGTGCAAAATTTATGATTCAAGTACACCTGCTTCAACTATTATTAAAAACGGAGGGCAACAAGCCTATGATTTTGGTACTGCGATTATCCGTGATGGTAAAATTCAACCAAGTGATGGCTCAGTAGATTGGAAGATCCATATTTTTATTGCGAATGATAAAGATAATAATCTCTATGCTATCTTGAGTGATACAAATGCAGGTTATGATAATATAATGAAATCAGTATCAAATTTGAAGCTCCAAAATATGTTATTACTTGATAGTGGTGGCTCAAGTCAATTATCTGTCAACGGTAAAACGATTGTTGCTAGTCAAGATGATCGATCCGTACCGGATTATGTTGTGATGAAATAA